Proteins encoded together in one Staphylococcus aureus window:
- the pstA gene encoding phosphate ABC transporter permease PstA, protein METTDNNRQSLVDQQLVQKHLSSRTVKNKVFKLIFLACTLLGLVVLIALLTQTLIKGVSHLNLQFFTNFSSSTPSMAGVKGALIGSLWLMLSIIPLSIILGIGTAIYLEEYAKNNKFTQFVKISISNLAGVPSVVFGLLGYTLFVGGAGIEALKMGNSILAAALTMTLLILPIIIVSSQEAIRAVPNSVREASYGLGANKWQTIRRVVLPAALPGILTGFILSLSRALGETAPLVLIGIPTILLATPRSILDQFSALPIQIFTWAKMPQEEFQNVASAGIIVLLVILILMNGVAIILRNKFSKKF, encoded by the coding sequence ATGGAAACGACAGATAATAATAGACAATCACTCGTCGATCAACAACTTGTCCAAAAACATTTATCATCCAGAACGGTTAAAAATAAAGTGTTCAAACTCATATTTTTAGCATGTACATTATTAGGACTTGTCGTACTTATTGCGTTGTTAACTCAAACATTGATTAAAGGGGTAAGTCATTTAAATTTACAGTTTTTCACTAATTTTTCTTCTTCAACACCATCTATGGCTGGCGTTAAAGGCGCGTTAATCGGTTCACTTTGGTTAATGTTAAGTATCATTCCATTATCAATCATCCTAGGAATAGGTACAGCTATATACTTAGAAGAATATGCGAAAAACAACAAATTTACTCAGTTTGTTAAAATCAGTATTTCCAATTTAGCTGGTGTACCATCAGTTGTATTTGGGTTATTAGGTTATACTTTGTTCGTTGGTGGTGCAGGGATTGAAGCCTTGAAAATGGGTAACAGTATATTGGCAGCAGCGCTAACAATGACCTTACTGATATTACCAATTATTATTGTTTCAAGTCAGGAAGCAATTAGAGCTGTACCTAACTCAGTACGCGAAGCTTCTTACGGCTTAGGTGCTAATAAATGGCAAACGATAAGACGTGTTGTCTTACCAGCAGCGTTACCTGGTATTTTAACTGGATTCATTTTGTCTCTTTCAAGAGCACTGGGAGAAACAGCGCCACTTGTGCTAATCGGTATACCGACTATATTATTGGCAACACCTAGAAGTATATTGGATCAATTTTCAGCATTACCTATCCAAATATTTACTTGGGCGAAAATGCCTCAAGAAGAATTCCAGAATGTTGCATCGGCAGGCATTATCGTTTTACTAGTTATCTTAATCTTAATGAATGGCGTTGCG